A single region of the Equus przewalskii isolate Varuska chromosome 26, EquPr2, whole genome shotgun sequence genome encodes:
- the OR13J1 gene encoding olfactory receptor 13J1, translating into MEPVNRTEVSEFFLKGFSGYLALERLLFPLCSAVYLVSLLGNTAILVVSVLDSHLHTPMYFFLGNLSILDIWYTSTFVPLMLVHLLSARKTISFLGCTIQMCLSLSTGSTECLLLAIMAYDRYLAICWPLRYPVIMSHQLCLLLAGAAWVLCLFKSVTETVMAMRLPFCGHHVVSHFTCEILAVLRLACGDTSVNEGFLLVGAILLLPVPLAFICLSYTLILATTLRVPSAAGHRKAFSTCSAQLSVVLLFYGTVTCMHLKPKSRAVSVSDEAFTVLHAVATPRRTLSSTA; encoded by the coding sequence ATGGAGCCAGTCAATAGGACAGAGGTTTCTGAGTTCTTTCTGAAAGGATTTTCTGGCTACCTAGCCCTGGAGCGCCTGCTCTTCCCTCTTTGTTCAGCCGTGTACCTGGTGAGCCTGTTGGGGAACACAGCCATCTTGGTGGTGAGTGTGTTGGACTCCCACCTGCACACgcccatgtactttttcctggGCAACCTCTCCATCCTGGACATCTGGTATACCTCCACCTTTGTGCCTCTGATGCTGGTCCATCTCCTATCAGCCCGAAAGACCATCTCTTTTCTTGGCTGCACAATCCAGATGTGTCTGAGTCTGTCCACAGGCTCCACAGAGTGTCTGCTGCTCGCCATCATGGCCTACGATCGCTACCTGGCCATTTGCTGGCCACTCAGGTACCCTGTGATCATGAGCCACCAGCTCTGCTTGCTGCTGGCAGGAGCCGCCTGGGTCCTCTGTCTGTTCAAGTCAGTGACTGAGACAGTCATGGCCATGAGGCTGCCCTTCTGTGGCCACCACGTGGTCAGTCACTTCACCTGCGAGATCCTGGCAGTGCTGAGGCTGGCATGCGGTGACACGTCGGTCAACGAGGGCTTCCTGCTGGTGGGTGCCATTCTGCTGCTGCCTGTGCCCCTGGCGTTCATCTGCCTGTCCTACACACTTATCCTGGCCACCACCCTGAGGGTACCCTCAGCCGCTGGGCACCgcaaagccttctccacctgttcGGCACAGCTGTCTGTGGTGCTGCTTTTCTATGGCACCGTGACCTGCATGCACCTGAAGCCCAAGAGCAGGGCAGTCAGCGTCTCTGACGAGGCCTTCACAGTCCTCCACGCCGTGGCCACGCCACGCCGAACCCTGTCgtctacagcctga